The DNA sequence CCGGCGCCACCAGGGCGTGAAACCGGCAATGCCGCGCCCCAGGAACACCAGTCCGATCAGCATCGCGGTGGCCGCGAGGCCCTGCTTGGGAAACGGCGAGGCAAAGAAACCGATGAGCGCCAGCGGCCACAGCGTTGCCAGGCCGAGGCAGGCGGCAACGGCGAAACTGGCGAACGGCGTCGGCATTTCGTCGACGCCGCGAAAGCCGACGACAGCGTGGGCGCAGGACGCCGCGTCCCTGCCCGGCCAGACGCCGCCTATGCCCCAATAGACATGCAGCGCCGTGACCAGCAGCAGGACGAAGGAGAGGACGAAGGCGAGGAGGATCATGAGCGGAACAATCGCGAATACTGGGTTTCGTGCTTCATGGCCATGACGTCGGAGACGAAGGCGCAGCCGCCGAGGTCGTCCAATGTCGAGCGGGACGCGCGGGCAGCGGTCGAGAGCGCCAGCGGCTCGAAACCCGCGAGCAGCGTCGTCGCCTCGTTCTGGCCGATCATGCCGAGCCGGATCGCGGCCTGGACGAGGTTGGAGAAGAAGGCTTGCGCGAAGGCGCACAGCGCGTCCTCAAGCGCGATGCCATTGCCGCCGGCCACGGCTCCGACGGCCACGCAATAGGCGCAATCGGCCGGCAAGCGCTCCAGCACGGCAGTGGGCCAGGCGGCGGCTGCTTTGAGGAAGGCCGCGCCTTGCAGCATGGTCTCGGCGTGGCGTTCGCGCGAGCCGGCCAGTGCCTCGGCCAGTGCGACAACCTCGGCCAGATCGCCACCTTCACGGGCGCGGCGCCAGCTTTCGGCGAACAGCACGGCATCGTTCCAGCCCGAGCCCATCTCGACCAGCGCCTCCAGCCAGCCGGCAAGGCCGGCGGCATTGGTCACCAGCCCATCTTGCACCGCGCGCTCGAGGCCATGGCTGTAGGCAAAGCCGCCGACCGGAAAGGCCGGCGACAGCCACGCCATCAGCCGTAGCAGGGCGATGCCGGACGGCTGGTCAGTCATGATCATGGAGGTGATCGTGCGAATGCGCGTGGCTGTGCGCATGCGCTTCGCTATGGCTGTGGCCATGCGCGTGGCCGTGATCATGCCCGCCGGAATAGGCGCCGCGCACCGGTTTGAACGGCTCGGAGACGTCGCGCACCGTGGCGCCGAGTCCCTCCAGCATCGCCTTGATGACGTGGTCGCGCAGGATGAGGATACGGTGCGCCTCGATGCCTGCGGCGAGATGGCGGTTGCCGATATGCCAGGCGAGTTCGGCGAGATGCACGGCGTCGCGGGCGCGGATGTCATAGACCTCTTCGGGCGCCGCGATGATCTCGATATGGCCGCCATCCTCCAGCACCAGCCGGTCGCCATCGTTCAGAGCGACAGGCTCGGGCAGGTCGACCAGCACCTTGCCGCCGTCGGCAAGTTCGATGGCGCGGCGGCGCAGATGCCGCTCGTCATGGGCGAGAACGGCACGGCCGGACGGCGCGGTGGTTGCGGCCGTGCCGGCGGGCAATACGGAGACGGCGCGCGGGAATTTGGTGAAGTCGGTGTTGAGGTTGAGCTTCATTTCATGGAACCTCCATCAGAGCGCCGCGCGTCCCCTTGGACGCGCAAAGGATGCTCTAACATGTTTGAATCTATGCATCGTGCTTTCCGAAAATCGATTCCGATTTTCGGGCCGATGCATTGGCTTGCGCCCGGGTCCGGGCCGGCCGCGCCAGAAGGCGATCGAAATAGCTATTGACGCGCTCGGAGTCGATCGGGAAACTGCCGGCACGCGCCCAGCCGCCCATGTCGCCGAGCAGCACGTCGACGGCGGAAAACCTGTCGCCGAGCGCGAACGGCTTGTCGCCGAGCCGGCGCTCCAGCGCCTTGACCTCCGTGGCGAAGTCAAAGGCCGCGGCAGGACCGACATCGACCCGCACTTCCCTGGGCAGGAGGAAACGGTGGCGCAATTTGTTCCACAGCGGCGCCTCGAACTCGCTCTGGGCAAAATGCATCCAGGAATCCATTTCGGCGCGGCCAGCGAGACCGGGATTGGCGCCCATACCTTTATCGGCGTGCTTGTCGGCGAGATAGACGCAGATCGCCGCCGAATCCGTCACCGTCAATTCACCGTCTATGAGGATCGGCACCTTGCCCGACGGACTGAGCGCATAGGCTTCGGGCGAGCGCAGCTTGACCTCGACGAACTCATAGGGCTGGCCGAGTTCCTCCAGCATCCAGAGGACGCGACTGACCCGGGATCCGCGCGATCCGACGGCCTTGTACATCGTTGAACCCTGCCTTTCCCGAGCAGCCTAGTGCATCCGCGGCCGTCATACGATCGTGTCGAAGAGCCGCAGGATGAACGATATCTGGTAGATCAGCGCCGCCGCGACGAAGGCGATGTGGAACCGGCGGTCGCGCACCAGGATCGCGACGACGCACAGCACGACGAAGACCGGCGTGCGGAACAGATACTCGGTGCCGAAGCGTGCGAAATGCTCAGGCCCCTTCAGCAAAGTGTCGACCACGTCGAGCAGGTAAGTCGCCGCCAGCAGGCCGAAGAACCAGGCGCGGCGCGAATAGAAGAAATCCTCGTAGCTGGTGTAGTCGAGCATCGAATCCGGAAACAGCAGCGCGCAGAGCAGGAACAGGGTGATCGCGTAGAAGATGATGAACAGGTACTTGCCGAAGGTCCAGGTTTCGATGGTGTAGAGGCCGAACTCCCACCACCAGAAGTGCACCAGCATCAACAGCACCGAGGCGACCCAGGCCAGATGCACGGGGTAGAGACGGTATTGGCCGGGATGCTGGACAATGCGCGCCACCCCCGACAGCAGGCGCGCGACGCCAAGCCCGATCACCATGCCCATGACGATGCGAATATGCGGGAAAATGTCGTGGGCGGAGGCTATTTGCTGGTCCATAGGCAGCTAATAATGCTCTCGATGCTATGAAAAAGCTCTAGCGGACCACGTGGTGCTATTCGCGAATAAGCTGATCCGATGACCACGGCGTGCCGGGAAAATAGTCATGGTCGAGAATTTCCCTGATCGAATACGGACAGTCCGCGGGGAAATTGCCCTCCCTCAGGCCGGTCTCGTCCGCCGCCTTCAATCTCGCTATTTTGAATTCTCGTCCGAGCCGCTGTCCCGGATAGGCTTTCAAGCTAGGGCTTTCAACGAGCAGATCTTCGATCTGAAATCGCTGCTCGCGGATGGTCAGCAACCATCCAGTTTTGCGCCTTTCGGGCTGAAATTCCCATTTGAGCAAATGCAGGAGCAAGGTGCCAAGTCTACTCGCAATTTCTCTTTTGTCGCTCCGCCCCAAGCTCTCGATCTCCTCCGCCAGGTTATCGCGATCGAGGTCTGAGAGGCGACCTTCGCGCAACAGCGCGCCTTGCTCGGCGCACCACTGAGCATAATCGGCCTCATAGGGCGTCAATTGCTGTTTTCGAAAAATCTTGTTCATTTAAGTGATATTGCTCTCAAAGCACGTAATTTCCAAGCCAAACGGAAAAGGTAGACCCTTATCCGAACCCTTCGGCGCAACATTCCGCTGCCGCAGTTGACGAAGCGCATGCGCTTTCATGGCGGTTCATTGCCCATTCATGAATTTCAGCGGAACGTCTCAAAACAGAAAGTACCTTTGCGCCATCGGCAGCACGGTCGCTGGCTCGCAGGTCAAGAGTTCGCCATCGGCGCGAACTTCGTAGGTTTCCGGATCGACCTCGATATGCGGCGTGGCGTCGTTGAGCACCATCGAGTGCTTGCCGATGCCGCCGCGCGTGTTTTCGACGGCGACGAACTGCTTGTCGACGCCGAGCCGGCCGTGCAAACCGGACTCGAGCGCGG is a window from the Mesorhizobium australicum WSM2073 genome containing:
- a CDS encoding DUF3995 domain-containing protein; translation: MILLAFVLSFVLLLVTALHVYWGIGGVWPGRDAASCAHAVVGFRGVDEMPTPFASFAVAACLGLATLWPLALIGFFASPFPKQGLAATAMLIGLVFLGRGIAGFTPWWRRLAPQQPFARLDSSFYSPLCLLIGLGFAVLAITEFPT
- a CDS encoding urease accessory protein UreF, giving the protein MTDQPSGIALLRLMAWLSPAFPVGGFAYSHGLERAVQDGLVTNAAGLAGWLEALVEMGSGWNDAVLFAESWRRAREGGDLAEVVALAEALAGSRERHAETMLQGAAFLKAAAAWPTAVLERLPADCAYCVAVGAVAGGNGIALEDALCAFAQAFFSNLVQAAIRLGMIGQNEATTLLAGFEPLALSTAARASRSTLDDLGGCAFVSDVMAMKHETQYSRLFRS
- the ureE gene encoding urease accessory protein UreE, whose protein sequence is MKLNLNTDFTKFPRAVSVLPAGTAATTAPSGRAVLAHDERHLRRRAIELADGGKVLVDLPEPVALNDGDRLVLEDGGHIEIIAAPEEVYDIRARDAVHLAELAWHIGNRHLAAGIEAHRILILRDHVIKAMLEGLGATVRDVSEPFKPVRGAYSGGHDHGHAHGHSHSEAHAHSHAHSHDHLHDHD
- a CDS encoding glutathione S-transferase family protein, whose amino-acid sequence is MYKAVGSRGSRVSRVLWMLEELGQPYEFVEVKLRSPEAYALSPSGKVPILIDGELTVTDSAAICVYLADKHADKGMGANPGLAGRAEMDSWMHFAQSEFEAPLWNKLRHRFLLPREVRVDVGPAAAFDFATEVKALERRLGDKPFALGDRFSAVDVLLGDMGGWARAGSFPIDSERVNSYFDRLLARPARTRAQANASARKSESIFGKHDA
- a CDS encoding DUF29 domain-containing protein produces the protein MNKIFRKQQLTPYEADYAQWCAEQGALLREGRLSDLDRDNLAEEIESLGRSDKREIASRLGTLLLHLLKWEFQPERRKTGWLLTIREQRFQIEDLLVESPSLKAYPGQRLGREFKIARLKAADETGLREGNFPADCPYSIREILDHDYFPGTPWSSDQLIRE